The Apium graveolens cultivar Ventura unplaced genomic scaffold, ASM990537v1 ctg9190, whole genome shotgun sequence genome has a segment encoding these proteins:
- the LOC141705647 gene encoding uncharacterized protein LOC141705647: MEPGKNKDSAVSLNYPMLMRGNYTTWALKMKVYKQTHGVWDVVVPKDSKAPIDDKMDKIAMATIYQSIPEDIFLSLPEKETAKEVWEAIKVMCQGAEHVKNAKIQTLKAEFESLSMKDSDSLDDFCLKITGMVTNIRALGEAVAEAYVVMKILRAIPPKFLQIVSTIEQFGNLDTMTIEEAVSSMKAHEERL, encoded by the coding sequence ATGGAACCAGGGAAAAACAAAGACAGTGCGGTTAGTTTGAATTACCCCATGTTGATGAGAGGTAATTATACAACATGGGCTCTGAAAATGAAGGTATATAAGCAGACCCATGGCGTCTGGGATGTAGTGGTACCTAAAGATTCGAAGGCACCAATCGATGACAAGATGGACAAAATCGCTATGGCAACCATTTATCAAAGTATTCCAGAAGACATTTTCCTTTCACTGCCTGAGAAAGAAACTGCAAAAGAAGTTTGGGAGGCAATTAAAGTAATGTGTCAGGGTGCGGAACATGTGAAGAATGCAAAGATACAAACGCTCAAGGCTGAATTCGAGTCACTAAGCATGAAGGACTCAGACTCTCTCGATGATTTCTGTTTGAAGATCACAGGCATGGTGACAAACATTCGTGCACTTGGAGAGGCAGTAGCTGAAGCTTATGTCGTGATGAAAATATTAAGAGCAATACCCCCGAAGTTCTTGCAGATTGTGTCCACCATTGAACAGTTTGGAAATCTGGATACAATGACAATAGAGGAGGCTGTCAGTTCCATGAAAGCACATGAGGAAAGGCTTTGA